The following are from one region of the Amycolatopsis sp. QT-25 genome:
- a CDS encoding WXG100 family type VII secretion target, producing the protein MIAESENPTDSLPHPMVAARSASAPVAAQSAVSPLNAPGSGGEELVEAAAPHLAFVSELSGQLGLIDPVEAYLTPLVGRWEDLKDEANRLRKAAKAAGTVSKELADDLGRLDAGWAGKDADAFVTYIVDINAAGSDVEVALTTLAGSLDELVLSIRRILTDLVEILVDTAELTSETAMLPVGGVRRARTQLEEAQESAKALHEAARDVLEGFVRFCDGVDDPDAASRSIEIAHRYPQDEFKLHDDSEARGAPVPEKAAAGADSGPASEEQSTSPSSTDGRKTGAQEPLIEQGQAPIPEVAPVQTAPAHGQGVAGAGSAMMPMGMAPMMGGMGGGGGTAHQSKTRPASKPSDVVGEPGQVVPPVIGEDDAPAKPAPKPKPAK; encoded by the coding sequence ATGATCGCCGAGTCGGAGAACCCGACGGATTCCCTCCCGCACCCGATGGTGGCCGCGCGTTCGGCCTCCGCTCCCGTAGCGGCCCAGAGCGCGGTTAGCCCGCTGAACGCGCCGGGCTCGGGTGGTGAGGAGCTGGTCGAGGCCGCGGCACCGCATCTCGCCTTCGTTTCGGAGCTGTCCGGCCAGCTGGGACTGATCGATCCGGTCGAGGCCTACCTGACCCCGCTGGTGGGGCGCTGGGAGGACTTGAAGGACGAGGCGAACCGGCTCCGGAAAGCGGCGAAGGCCGCGGGCACCGTTTCGAAAGAACTGGCCGATGATCTCGGGCGCCTCGACGCCGGGTGGGCAGGCAAGGACGCTGACGCGTTCGTCACGTACATCGTGGACATCAACGCCGCGGGCTCCGACGTCGAAGTCGCCCTCACCACCTTGGCGGGTTCGCTCGACGAGCTGGTGCTGTCGATCCGTCGCATCCTGACCGACCTCGTCGAGATTCTGGTCGACACGGCGGAGCTGACGTCCGAGACGGCGATGCTGCCGGTCGGCGGTGTCCGGCGCGCGCGAACTCAGCTGGAGGAGGCGCAGGAGTCGGCCAAAGCACTTCACGAAGCCGCGCGCGACGTCCTCGAGGGCTTCGTGCGATTTTGCGACGGAGTCGACGATCCTGACGCTGCTTCGCGGAGTATCGAGATCGCTCACCGGTACCCGCAAGACGAGTTCAAGCTGCACGACGATTCCGAGGCACGGGGTGCGCCGGTGCCGGAGAAGGCCGCCGCTGGGGCGGATTCCGGTCCCGCGTCGGAAGAACAGTCGACGTCGCCGTCCTCGACCGACGGCCGGAAGACCGGGGCACAGGAACCCCTGATCGAGCAAGGGCAGGCGCCGATCCCGGAGGTCGCGCCCGTGCAGACCGCTCCGGCTCATGGGCAGGGCGTCGCCGGCGCGGGATCGGCGATGATGCCGATGGGGATGGCGCCCATGATGGGCGGCATGGGCGGGGGAGGGGGGACGGCTCACCAGTCGAAGACCCGGCCCGCTTCGAAACCGTCCGATGTGGTCGGCGAGCCCGGCCAGGTCGTCCCGCCTGTGATCGGAGAGGACGACGCCCCGGCGAAACCCGCTCCGAAGCCCAAGCCCGCCAAGTAA
- the mycP gene encoding type VII secretion-associated serine protease mycosin, producing the protein MAVARKSRGTRVRHLGLVGRTGTVLLAAGIGVLSPASVALPAWAQQSSVAPDAGGYYATPPPVDTSKKPADDGKPDKTYEKKTECVQRSKLGGDQVDIKNRPWGQEYLQIEKVHQLMRGATRSVGGGVKVAVIDTGVTAHPYFGGRVESGGDYVAPPGGGKAPGLEDCDGHGTEVAGIIAANPPDESIGFRGVAPDATILSIRQSSQNYEEAEKKPEPPPPPPSSSSNSAPPSSSNKPESQLPPSSQGNGAVGGTAPGQDKGGRQQEQGKTAGNLKTLAQAVVRAVDKGAKVINMSVDNCRPATGNITPTELPLQAAVNYAVQNDVVVVAAAGNVSEKCPQNDQPDPRTPKTIVTPPWFSDDVLSVAAIDDTGGVADFSVNGPWVSVAAPGTKIISLDPAEGSSSLANLTIEGNGKPGAIQGTSFAAPYVAGLAALVRAKFPGLPARDVMNRIKATAQHPAAPGGRDNFVGFGVVDPIAALTAIVPSEADKAKPVALPANLPPANDRDPAPMIVALAGTGGGLVALLITLFVVHSVRRNRPAAPARKTP; encoded by the coding sequence ATGGCCGTAGCGCGTAAGTCCAGGGGGACGCGCGTCCGCCACCTCGGTCTCGTCGGCCGTACCGGAACGGTGTTGCTGGCGGCCGGTATCGGTGTTCTCTCCCCGGCTTCGGTGGCACTTCCCGCCTGGGCGCAGCAAAGCAGCGTCGCGCCGGACGCCGGCGGTTACTACGCAACCCCGCCTCCGGTGGACACGTCCAAGAAGCCGGCGGACGACGGCAAGCCGGACAAGACCTATGAGAAGAAGACCGAGTGCGTCCAGCGCAGCAAGCTCGGTGGTGACCAGGTCGACATCAAGAACAGGCCGTGGGGCCAGGAGTACCTGCAGATCGAGAAGGTGCACCAGTTGATGCGCGGTGCCACCCGGTCGGTCGGCGGGGGCGTCAAGGTCGCCGTGATCGACACCGGCGTCACCGCGCACCCGTACTTCGGAGGCCGCGTCGAATCGGGTGGTGACTACGTCGCGCCCCCCGGCGGCGGCAAGGCACCGGGGCTCGAGGACTGCGACGGCCACGGCACCGAGGTCGCGGGGATCATCGCCGCGAATCCGCCCGACGAGAGCATCGGGTTCCGAGGAGTCGCGCCGGACGCCACGATCCTGTCGATCCGTCAGTCGAGCCAGAACTACGAGGAGGCGGAGAAGAAGCCCGAGCCGCCACCGCCACCGCCTTCGTCGTCGTCCAACTCCGCTCCACCGTCTTCGTCGAACAAGCCGGAATCGCAGCTTCCACCGTCCTCGCAAGGAAACGGCGCCGTCGGCGGCACCGCGCCGGGTCAGGACAAGGGCGGACGGCAGCAGGAACAGGGCAAGACGGCCGGGAACCTCAAGACTCTCGCGCAGGCCGTGGTCAGGGCTGTCGACAAAGGCGCCAAGGTAATCAACATGTCGGTCGACAACTGTCGCCCGGCCACCGGGAACATCACCCCGACCGAGCTACCACTCCAGGCGGCGGTGAACTACGCCGTTCAGAACGACGTGGTCGTCGTCGCGGCGGCCGGCAACGTCAGCGAAAAATGCCCGCAGAACGATCAGCCGGACCCCAGGACTCCCAAGACGATCGTCACGCCGCCCTGGTTCTCCGACGACGTCCTGTCGGTCGCGGCGATCGACGACACCGGCGGTGTCGCGGATTTCAGCGTCAACGGGCCGTGGGTCAGTGTCGCCGCTCCGGGCACCAAGATCATCTCGCTGGACCCGGCCGAGGGATCGAGCAGCCTCGCCAACCTGACGATCGAAGGCAACGGGAAACCCGGTGCCATCCAGGGCACCAGCTTCGCCGCGCCGTACGTCGCCGGACTGGCCGCGCTCGTGCGGGCGAAGTTCCCTGGGCTGCCGGCTCGTGACGTGATGAACCGGATCAAGGCGACGGCGCAGCATCCGGCGGCACCGGGCGGGCGGGACAACTTCGTCGGCTTCGGCGTCGTCGACCCGATCGCGGCGCTGACGGCGATCGTGCCGTCGGAGGCGGACAAGGCCAAGCCGGTCGCGCTACCCGCGAATCTGCCGCCCGCCAACGACCGTGACCCCGCCCCGATGATCGTCGCGCTCGCCGGAACCGGCGGCGGCCTGGTGGCGCTGCTCATCACGCTGTTCGTGGTCCACTCGGTCCGCCGCAACCGGCCGGCCGCCCCTGCCCGCAAAACCCCGTAG
- the eccD gene encoding type VII secretion integral membrane protein EccD yields MTVVAPRTRIDVALPADVAVADLLPMLLEMAKEATPDGGARHGGWALAKLGDAPLDPSRTLASLGVVDGELLQLRKRNENPPPPLYDDVVDAIAESSPDSFRPWTKETARRFGHIAGGLSLFFAALALFTSGSFYGGNALAAAIAGGVGAIACVAIGATLAKAYKAEATGVLIASAGGLPLAFVSGFYIVPGLSLWANLLLASTLVIIVAAVCILVIGHGITTFIAAATTATVSALTFLAATLIDTPIAGIAAGATAFSLACISLLPRATIKLAALPTPHVPGSAEELKEDSGFPDYRAIERRTAVAHEYMTGLLTGCGAATALFAIIASTSPSIFGPILGVVATLVLLLRARAYANGAQAIALLTTGMVSGAGILLGWMWSASPLNRVLFVFGALLLIGAAALVVGVIFPNQRFSPPLRRTVEIFEAIFIATVLPLALGVMELYTTLRHLNFK; encoded by the coding sequence GTGACGGTGGTCGCGCCGCGCACCCGGATCGACGTGGCTTTGCCGGCTGACGTCGCGGTGGCGGATCTGCTGCCCATGCTGTTGGAGATGGCGAAGGAGGCGACGCCGGACGGCGGCGCCCGTCACGGCGGCTGGGCATTGGCGAAGCTGGGCGACGCGCCGCTCGATCCGAGCCGGACCCTCGCGTCCCTCGGTGTCGTCGACGGCGAATTGCTGCAGCTGCGCAAGCGCAACGAGAACCCGCCGCCTCCGCTGTACGATGACGTCGTCGACGCGATCGCCGAGTCGTCGCCGGACAGCTTCCGTCCGTGGACCAAGGAGACGGCGCGCCGCTTCGGGCACATCGCGGGCGGGCTCTCCCTGTTCTTCGCGGCCCTCGCGCTCTTCACCAGCGGGTCGTTCTACGGCGGCAACGCCCTCGCCGCCGCGATCGCGGGTGGTGTCGGCGCGATCGCGTGTGTCGCGATCGGCGCGACACTGGCCAAGGCCTACAAGGCCGAGGCGACCGGCGTGCTGATCGCCTCGGCGGGCGGTCTCCCGCTGGCCTTCGTCAGCGGCTTCTACATCGTGCCGGGGTTGTCCCTGTGGGCGAACCTGTTGCTCGCGAGCACCCTCGTGATCATCGTGGCGGCGGTCTGCATCCTCGTCATCGGGCACGGCATCACCACGTTCATCGCGGCCGCGACGACGGCCACGGTCTCGGCGCTGACGTTCCTGGCCGCGACGCTCATCGACACTCCGATCGCCGGCATCGCGGCCGGCGCCACCGCGTTCTCGCTGGCGTGCATCTCGCTGCTGCCGCGCGCGACGATCAAGCTCGCGGCCCTTCCGACGCCGCACGTTCCCGGTAGCGCCGAAGAGCTCAAGGAAGATTCGGGCTTCCCGGACTACCGCGCCATCGAACGCCGTACCGCGGTCGCCCACGAATACATGACCGGTCTGCTGACCGGCTGCGGCGCGGCCACCGCGCTGTTCGCGATCATCGCCTCGACGTCCCCGTCGATCTTCGGCCCGATCCTCGGCGTGGTCGCCACGCTGGTCCTGCTCCTGCGGGCGCGGGCGTACGCGAACGGCGCGCAGGCCATCGCCCTGCTGACCACCGGCATGGTGTCCGGCGCGGGCATCCTGCTCGGCTGGATGTGGTCGGCGAGCCCGCTGAACCGCGTCCTGTTCGTGTTCGGCGCGCTCCTGCTGATCGGTGCGGCCGCGCTCGTGGTCGGCGTGATCTTCCCGAACCAGCGCTTCTCGCCGCCACTGCGGCGGACGGTGGAGATCTTCGAGGCCATCTTCATCGCGACGGTGCTCCCGCTGGCGCTCGGCGTCATGGAGCTCTACACGACGCTGCGCCACCTCAACTTCAAGTGA
- the eccCa gene encoding type VII secretion protein EccCa, which produces MSTLQFKKSPRLAAPRPPGGEVHLEPPPEVPRTIPGNIVMKLLPAVMIVASIGMMVFMFTTGGRNPMMMMMGGMMVLSTVGMMAGGAGKGGGAKKAEMDEDRKDYLRYLGQMRDRAREAMVDQRAALEWVHPDPQTMWSLAASRRMWERRQNDQDFLHLRVGRSSHRLATRLVPPQTGPVDELEPIATLALRRFVRAHSIVPDLPTQITLRGFAAVSMQGDRGLTRGLTRAMLAQLVTFHSPDDVLIAVATAGRAKEEWEWAKWLPHAQHPALADGIGQLRMMAGSLAQIEQWLDEELRDRQRFSRNATPAPDQPHVVIIVDDAEVTREEQIILEEGLVGVTLIDLSDSIGNLAARRGLRLVVEEDRLGARSAGGVEWFGRPDTLSVVEAEALARLLAPYRVGTAAQDAAEEEPLLSNPGLLELLGIPGDPMTFDVQQAWRPRPVRDRYRVPFGVGEYGQPVELDIKEAAMEGMGPHGLCIGATGSGKSEFLRTLVLGMLATHSSSTLNFVLVDFKGGATFLGLDSAPHVSAVITNLADEVTLVDRMRDALAGEMNRRQEALKNGGNFKNVWEYEKARENGADLDPLPALFIVCDEFSELLAAKPDFIDLFVAIGRLGRSLQMHMLLASQRLEEGKLRGLDSHLSYRIGLKTFSAAESRAAIGVPDAFELPSVPGGGYLKYDTSTLVRFKASYVSGPYRPAGIKAAGPVATVVRADKRPQLFVPDFVELPKEPEPQQFETAPVEEAKQEEAVEPSELDVIVSRLIGQGPPAHEVWLPPLKEPNSLDTLLPNLNPTDDRGLSPVGFFGNGRLQVPMGIVDRPYEQRRDLLWADFSGGAGHGVIVGGPQSGKSTMLRTLIMSMALTHTPEEAQFYALDLGGGTLAGLQGLPHVGGVAVARREPDKARRIVAELTTLLTDREGRFGAMGIDSMNEFRNRKRRGEIKPEDDAFGDAFLIVDNWKALRDDFDELETSITKLATQGLSYGVHVIIAANRWADIRPAIKDMIGTRFELRLGDPSESDIDRRVAVNVPAGRPGRGLTRDKLHLLTGLPRIDGSSNADDVAAGVADAVAKIKAAWKGRPAPQVRLLPEMVTYDEVLGIDTKRNTKLVPIGVNEEDLQPIYLDFAADSHFYAFADGESGKTNLLRQITRGITERYTTQEAVIILVDYRRTMLGFVGGDQLLGYAVSAAQLDSMVKDVHGSMTRRLPGPDVTQEQLKTRSWWTGPELFIIVDDYDLVATQTSNPLKPLAEFLAQAKDVGLHVIVVRRSGGASRAMFDPILGKLREIAAPGMVMNGSRDEGNLVANVKPSQMPPGRGNLVTRKHGKQLMQVSWIQPD; this is translated from the coding sequence ATGAGCACGCTGCAGTTCAAGAAGTCACCGCGCCTGGCGGCGCCCCGGCCGCCGGGTGGCGAGGTGCATCTCGAACCGCCGCCTGAGGTGCCGCGCACCATCCCGGGCAACATCGTCATGAAGCTGCTTCCCGCGGTGATGATCGTCGCCTCCATCGGGATGATGGTCTTCATGTTCACCACGGGTGGACGCAACCCCATGATGATGATGATGGGCGGCATGATGGTGCTCAGCACCGTCGGCATGATGGCGGGTGGCGCGGGCAAGGGCGGTGGCGCCAAGAAGGCCGAGATGGACGAGGACCGCAAGGACTACCTGCGCTACCTCGGCCAGATGCGGGACAGGGCCCGCGAGGCCATGGTCGACCAGCGCGCCGCGCTCGAGTGGGTCCACCCCGACCCGCAGACGATGTGGTCGCTTGCCGCGAGCCGCCGCATGTGGGAACGCCGCCAAAACGACCAGGACTTCCTCCATCTCCGGGTCGGCCGCAGCTCGCACCGCCTCGCGACGCGGCTGGTGCCGCCGCAGACCGGCCCGGTCGACGAGCTGGAGCCGATCGCCACGCTGGCCCTGCGCCGGTTCGTCCGCGCGCACTCGATCGTCCCGGACCTGCCGACCCAGATCACCCTCCGCGGGTTCGCCGCGGTCAGCATGCAGGGCGATCGCGGCCTCACCCGCGGTCTCACCCGGGCGATGCTGGCGCAGCTGGTCACCTTCCACAGCCCCGATGACGTCCTCATCGCGGTCGCGACGGCGGGCCGCGCCAAGGAGGAGTGGGAGTGGGCGAAGTGGCTGCCGCACGCCCAGCACCCCGCGCTCGCCGACGGTATCGGCCAGCTGCGGATGATGGCGGGCTCGCTCGCCCAGATCGAGCAGTGGCTCGACGAGGAGCTCCGTGACCGCCAACGGTTCTCCCGCAACGCGACGCCCGCCCCGGACCAGCCGCACGTCGTCATCATCGTCGACGACGCCGAGGTCACTCGCGAAGAGCAGATCATCCTCGAAGAGGGTCTGGTCGGCGTCACCCTGATCGACCTTTCCGACTCCATCGGCAACCTCGCGGCCCGCCGCGGACTGCGGCTGGTCGTCGAGGAAGACCGCCTCGGCGCGCGCAGCGCCGGCGGCGTCGAATGGTTCGGCCGTCCGGACACGCTCAGCGTGGTCGAGGCCGAAGCCCTCGCCAGGCTCCTCGCCCCGTACCGCGTCGGCACCGCGGCGCAGGACGCCGCCGAGGAAGAGCCGCTGCTGTCCAACCCCGGTCTGCTCGAACTGCTGGGCATCCCCGGCGACCCGATGACCTTCGACGTCCAGCAGGCTTGGCGGCCGCGCCCGGTGCGAGACCGCTACCGCGTCCCCTTCGGGGTCGGCGAGTACGGCCAGCCGGTCGAGCTGGACATCAAGGAAGCCGCGATGGAGGGCATGGGCCCGCACGGCCTGTGCATCGGGGCGACCGGTTCCGGTAAGTCGGAGTTCCTCCGCACCCTGGTGCTGGGCATGCTCGCCACGCACTCGTCGAGCACGCTGAACTTCGTCCTCGTCGACTTCAAGGGTGGTGCGACGTTCCTCGGGCTGGACTCGGCGCCGCACGTCTCCGCGGTCATCACCAACCTCGCGGACGAGGTCACGCTGGTCGACCGGATGAGGGACGCCCTCGCGGGCGAGATGAACAGGCGCCAGGAAGCGCTGAAGAACGGCGGTAACTTCAAGAACGTCTGGGAGTACGAGAAGGCCCGCGAGAACGGCGCCGACCTCGACCCGCTGCCCGCGCTCTTCATCGTCTGTGACGAGTTCTCCGAACTGCTGGCCGCGAAGCCGGACTTCATCGACCTGTTCGTCGCCATCGGCCGTCTGGGCCGGTCGCTGCAGATGCACATGCTCCTCGCGTCGCAGCGGCTGGAAGAGGGCAAGCTGCGCGGTCTGGACTCGCACCTTTCCTACCGCATCGGTCTGAAGACCTTCTCCGCCGCGGAATCCCGCGCCGCGATCGGTGTGCCCGACGCGTTCGAGCTGCCGTCGGTGCCCGGTGGCGGTTACCTCAAGTACGACACCTCGACGCTGGTCCGCTTCAAGGCCTCGTACGTCTCGGGCCCGTACCGGCCCGCCGGGATCAAGGCGGCCGGTCCGGTCGCGACGGTGGTCCGCGCGGACAAGCGCCCGCAGCTGTTCGTCCCCGACTTCGTCGAACTGCCGAAGGAGCCGGAGCCGCAGCAGTTCGAGACCGCGCCGGTGGAAGAGGCCAAGCAGGAGGAGGCCGTCGAGCCCAGTGAGCTCGACGTGATCGTCTCCAGGCTGATCGGCCAGGGCCCGCCCGCGCACGAAGTCTGGCTGCCGCCGCTCAAGGAGCCGAACTCGCTCGACACCCTGCTGCCGAACCTGAACCCCACCGACGACCGCGGCCTTTCCCCGGTCGGGTTCTTCGGCAACGGACGGCTGCAGGTGCCGATGGGCATCGTCGACCGCCCGTACGAGCAGCGACGTGACCTGCTGTGGGCCGACTTCTCCGGTGGCGCCGGGCACGGTGTGATCGTCGGCGGTCCGCAGTCGGGCAAGTCGACCATGCTCCGGACGCTGATCATGTCGATGGCGCTGACCCACACCCCCGAGGAAGCGCAGTTCTACGCGCTCGACCTCGGTGGCGGTACGTTGGCCGGTCTCCAGGGCCTGCCGCACGTCGGTGGGGTCGCCGTCGCCCGCCGCGAGCCGGACAAGGCCCGCCGGATCGTGGCCGAGCTGACCACCCTGCTCACCGACCGGGAAGGCCGGTTCGGTGCGATGGGCATCGACTCGATGAACGAGTTCCGCAACCGCAAGCGGCGCGGCGAGATCAAGCCCGAGGACGACGCCTTCGGTGACGCCTTCCTGATCGTCGACAACTGGAAGGCGCTGCGGGACGACTTCGACGAGCTGGAGACTTCGATCACCAAGCTCGCCACCCAGGGTCTTTCCTACGGCGTGCACGTCATCATCGCGGCGAACCGATGGGCGGACATCCGCCCGGCGATCAAGGACATGATCGGCACCCGGTTCGAGCTGCGCCTCGGTGACCCGAGCGAGTCGGACATCGACCGCCGGGTCGCGGTGAACGTCCCGGCTGGCCGTCCCGGCCGCGGGCTCACCAGGGACAAGCTGCACCTGCTGACCGGTCTTCCGCGTATCGACGGTTCGAGCAACGCGGACGACGTCGCCGCCGGTGTCGCCGACGCGGTGGCGAAGATCAAGGCCGCGTGGAAGGGCCGTCCGGCGCCGCAGGTCCGCCTGCTGCCGGAGATGGTCACCTACGACGAGGTCCTCGGCATCGACACCAAGCGCAACACGAAGCTGGTGCCGATCGGCGTCAACGAGGAAGACCTCCAGCCGATCTACCTCGACTTCGCCGCCGATTCGCACTTCTACGCGTTCGCGGACGGAGAGTCGGGCAAGACGAACCTGCTGCGCCAGATCACCCGGGGCATCACCGAGCGGTACACGACGCAGGAAGCGGTCATCATCCTCGTCGACTACCGGCGCACGATGCTCGGTTTCGTCGGCGGGGACCAGCTGCTCGGCTACGCGGTGTCCGCCGCGCAGCTCGACAGCATGGTCAAGGACGTCCACGGGTCGATGACCCGGCGGCTCCCCGGTCCGGACGTCACGCAGGAGCAGCTCAAGACCCGGTCCTGGTGGACCGGTCCGGAACTGTTCATCATCGTCGACGACTACGACCTGGTCGCCACGCAGACGAGCAACCCGCTGAAGCCGCTCGCCGAGTTCCTCGCGCAGGCGAAGGACGTCGGCTTGCACGTCATCGTCGTGCGCCGCAGTGGTGGCGCGAGCCGGGCGATGTTCGACCCGATCCTCGGCAAGCTGAGGGAGATCGCGGCGCCCGGTATGGTCATGAACGGCTCGCGTGACGAAGGCAACCTCGTCGCGAACGTGAAGCCGAGCCAGATGCCGCCGGGCCGGGGCAACCTCGTGACCCGGAAGCACGGCAAGCAGCTCATGCAGGTCTCGTGGATCCAGCCGGACTGA
- a CDS encoding type VII secretion-associated protein, producing MTVRVAVDFGTSSTCVVASINGREPQVVVVDGQPLMSSAVYAAPDGTLFVGQEAERQAAVDPSRYEPNPKRRIDEGDLLLGDNVLRVTEVVHAVLKRAVTEARRLAGDAEVELLVLTHPADWGATRTRLLRQAAGGLARQVALVPEPVAAAVYHAATFAPADLNSERTVEFSGRPGDALAVLDLGGGTVDVSVVQRMPGSPADRSLPAKRAGFQVLATRGDPSFGGADVDQALLEHVGSLVSAADPPEWRKLVEGRELTDRRRRRVLRQDVRGAKETLSRHAYTDVPMPPPFADAHVTREDLERIIAAPLGRAVELTVAAIGDSGLRPKQLTAIFLVGGSSRIPMVSRLVHERTGVVPTTLDQPETVVARGALRAVLIDPDRTGSLAGSAVSRVGGAPAPVPTDRRPEPPRPSFPPAPPPQSAFSPLNARRQGPPSPPRGQQGIAAPPPWRPGEPARETKPAERDGKNKKTPWIIAAAVVAAAAIVGGILFAVNSGEAEPEGRTLAQYDYRFIAPPDWTQTDDRVAKRQVVIHPSDSLTGDDLVVAQEYVMAYDATADRQKLVDELSAGAQTAPEKYSGFDGSANYAGRTVIYYRETKPSARVDWYVVAQGKTRVHIGCQYSTGSPLEQRVSAACEQVVKTMVVVN from the coding sequence GTGACTGTGCGGGTAGCGGTGGACTTCGGGACATCGAGCACCTGCGTAGTCGCCTCGATCAACGGCCGCGAACCGCAGGTCGTCGTGGTGGACGGGCAGCCCTTGATGTCGTCGGCGGTCTACGCCGCGCCGGACGGGACGCTGTTCGTCGGACAGGAGGCGGAACGGCAGGCGGCGGTGGATCCGTCGCGCTACGAGCCGAACCCGAAGCGCCGGATCGACGAAGGCGACCTCCTGCTGGGCGACAACGTCCTCCGCGTGACCGAGGTCGTCCACGCCGTGCTGAAGCGCGCGGTGACCGAGGCGCGCCGGCTCGCCGGTGACGCCGAGGTCGAATTGCTCGTCCTGACCCATCCCGCCGATTGGGGCGCGACCCGCACCCGGCTGCTCCGGCAGGCGGCGGGCGGGCTCGCGCGTCAGGTCGCGCTCGTTCCGGAGCCGGTCGCCGCGGCCGTCTACCACGCGGCGACGTTCGCTCCGGCCGACCTCAACTCCGAGCGCACCGTCGAGTTCAGCGGCCGTCCCGGCGACGCGCTGGCGGTCCTCGACCTCGGCGGTGGCACCGTCGACGTCTCCGTGGTCCAGCGCATGCCCGGCAGCCCGGCGGATCGCAGTTTGCCCGCTAAACGCGCCGGGTTCCAGGTGCTGGCCACCAGGGGGGATCCGAGCTTCGGGGGAGCGGACGTCGATCAGGCGCTCCTGGAACACGTGGGTTCGCTGGTGTCGGCCGCCGATCCGCCGGAATGGCGGAAGCTCGTCGAGGGCCGCGAACTCACGGATCGCCGCCGCCGCCGTGTGCTGCGGCAGGACGTGCGCGGCGCGAAGGAGACGCTCTCCCGGCACGCGTACACGGACGTTCCGATGCCGCCGCCGTTCGCCGACGCCCACGTGACCAGGGAAGACCTCGAACGAATCATCGCGGCCCCGCTCGGGCGCGCGGTCGAGCTGACCGTGGCCGCGATCGGGGATTCCGGGCTGCGGCCGAAGCAGCTGACGGCGATCTTCCTCGTGGGCGGGTCGAGCCGGATCCCGATGGTGTCCCGGCTGGTGCACGAGCGGACCGGTGTCGTACCCACCACCCTGGATCAGCCGGAGACCGTGGTCGCCCGCGGTGCCCTGCGCGCGGTGCTGATCGACCCGGACCGGACGGGATCGCTCGCGGGCTCCGCCGTCTCCCGCGTCGGCGGCGCCCCCGCGCCTGTCCCCACCGACCGGCGCCCCGAACCCCCGCGCCCCTCGTTCCCTCCCGCCCCACCCCCGCAGAGCGCGTTTAGCCCGCTGAACGCGAGGCGGCAGGGGCCGCCGTCGCCTCCGCGGGGACAGCAGGGAATAGCGGCCCCGCCGCCGTGGCGGCCGGGTGAGCCCGCCCGCGAGACGAAACCCGCCGAGCGCGACGGGAAGAACAAAAAGACGCCTTGGATCATCGCCGCGGCCGTGGTGGCCGCGGCGGCGATCGTCGGTGGGATCCTCTTCGCCGTCAACAGCGGGGAGGCCGAGCCGGAAGGCCGGACGCTCGCGCAGTACGACTATCGCTTCATCGCACCGCCGGACTGGACGCAGACCGACGACCGTGTCGCCAAACGTCAGGTGGTGATCCATCCGAGCGATTCCCTCACCGGTGACGACCTCGTGGTCGCCCAGGAGTACGTGATGGCCTACGACGCGACGGCCGACAGACAGAAACTCGTCGACGAACTGAGCGCCGGGGCGCAGACGGCACCCGAGAAGTACAGTGGCTTCGACGGTTCCGCGAACTACGCCGGCCGGACAGTCATCTATTACCGCGAGACCAAGCCGAGTGCGCGCGTCGACTGGTACGTCGTCGCGCAAGGAAAGACCCGCGTCCACATCGGTTGCCAATACAGCACCGGCTCACCGCTCGAACAACGCGTGAGCGCGGCCTGCGAACAGGTCGTCAAAACGATGGTGGTCGTCAACTGA
- a CDS encoding WXG100 family type VII secretion target has product MAGGFTGTVEQFTEAEKRVTEVRVSMDQNLGKLRDNIESTRAGWTGDAALAFNEVMKRFDSTGRGLNQALQNIGDLLEQAGSKYNATEQQQQELIKSVNAGFSILG; this is encoded by the coding sequence ATGGCTGGCGGATTTACCGGGACAGTTGAGCAGTTCACCGAGGCCGAGAAGCGCGTGACCGAGGTCCGCGTTTCGATGGACCAGAACCTGGGCAAGCTCCGCGACAACATCGAGTCCACCCGCGCGGGCTGGACCGGCGACGCGGCGCTCGCGTTCAACGAAGTCATGAAGCGCTTCGACTCGACAGGTCGTGGGCTCAACCAGGCCCTCCAGAACATCGGTGACCTGCTCGAGCAGGCCGGTTCGAAGTACAACGCGACCGAGCAGCAGCAGCAGGAGCTCATCAAGTCGGTCAACGCGGGCTTCAGCATCCTCGGCTGA
- a CDS encoding WXG100 family type VII secretion target has product MTEMKVDYATIHAAADDCKSTGGELESLFGQLKSDLSPLVNTWDGDAKAAYMAAQQEWDNKFEELKQLLAQVAGVLPQLADGYQATEQGVTGLF; this is encoded by the coding sequence ATGACCGAGATGAAGGTCGATTACGCCACGATCCACGCGGCGGCCGACGACTGCAAGAGCACCGGTGGCGAGCTGGAGTCCCTCTTCGGGCAGCTGAAGAGCGACCTGTCCCCGCTGGTCAACACCTGGGACGGTGACGCGAAGGCCGCGTACATGGCCGCTCAGCAGGAGTGGGACAACAAGTTCGAGGAGCTCAAGCAGCTGCTCGCGCAGGTCGCCGGCGTGCTGCCGCAGCTGGCCGACGGCTACCAGGCCACGGAACAGGGCGTCACCGGCCTGTTCTGA